One region of Mucilaginibacter sp. 14171R-50 genomic DNA includes:
- a CDS encoding DUF262 domain-containing protein: MSNSVASGIFSINDIIATDTIYNIPRYQRLYVWTNDQVTTLLEDIQHACFTERPLFYLGGVLIVRTSDTLPHFDLIDGQQRFTTLWLLCLTLGMELSGFLEVEEKSRLTFSIREDVTRYFDAIRKNKEFKGKLNGQLEAGSLTKIIYAKNLIRGFVATEFKDQPERLEKFRNYIRYQVKVIISTVPVKTNLNKLFEVINNRGLQLQHHEILKSFILSKITSDKKVRIRYGKIWNACADMTDYIERNLYYEASRSVVEFYNLHNGQFDFAGLLRIMDGKDTVASPMTLSAIIESRPPKNNEFKTPRELEEHPETKDDEYENVRSILTFPQLLQHTLRIYLFRSGKKDIPQITEKDLLVSFAAFLKDLTEKEALAFIELLFKIRVRFDKHVIKWVTTSPNTETHLIKPLQKQRKKAYSQTFYFRREKPSGSDAFTLLQSMLYHSQQKTTLHWLTPFLYKMLSTENRDELLIYLQKLDNAMFCTKDPDELMKRSWKYLGKEVKVAPEAINLEALKKSDGTGFWHYWFYKLEYVLWFMERQLHPDWRNFKMISKNSIEHVSPQSQKRQDFNTVSKACLNTFGNLALVTRNINSEYGHNEYNVKQRKFLNNKKDNRLDSLKLDLIYASDEWSDDLCNAHNLKMQQVMKDYVEKYT; the protein is encoded by the coding sequence ATGAGTAATAGTGTTGCATCAGGGATTTTCTCGATAAACGATATTATAGCAACGGACACCATCTATAATATTCCAAGGTACCAACGCTTATACGTCTGGACCAATGACCAGGTAACAACATTACTGGAAGATATCCAGCACGCCTGTTTTACCGAAAGGCCTTTGTTTTATTTGGGGGGTGTGCTCATCGTGAGGACATCTGATACGCTCCCGCACTTTGACCTGATCGACGGGCAGCAACGTTTTACAACCTTATGGCTGCTCTGCCTTACGCTCGGAATGGAGTTATCGGGTTTTTTAGAGGTTGAGGAAAAATCCCGTCTGACCTTTTCCATCAGGGAAGATGTTACCCGTTATTTTGATGCGATCCGAAAAAACAAAGAATTTAAAGGAAAGCTGAACGGGCAACTGGAAGCCGGCAGCCTGACTAAGATCATCTATGCCAAAAACCTGATCAGGGGCTTCGTCGCCACAGAATTTAAAGATCAACCCGAACGGCTTGAAAAATTCCGAAACTATATCAGGTACCAGGTCAAAGTGATCATTAGCACGGTGCCGGTGAAAACGAATCTGAATAAGTTATTCGAGGTCATTAATAACCGTGGACTACAGTTACAGCATCATGAGATCTTAAAGTCATTTATCCTCTCAAAAATCACAAGCGATAAAAAGGTAAGGATTCGGTACGGTAAGATCTGGAACGCCTGCGCGGATATGACCGACTATATTGAAAGGAATCTGTATTATGAAGCCAGCCGCAGTGTTGTCGAATTTTATAACCTACATAATGGCCAATTTGACTTTGCCGGGCTCCTTAGAATAATGGATGGCAAGGATACAGTTGCTTCCCCAATGACGTTATCTGCGATCATCGAATCCAGGCCTCCCAAAAATAACGAGTTTAAAACACCGAGGGAATTAGAGGAACATCCGGAAACCAAAGATGATGAATATGAGAATGTAAGGAGCATCCTGACCTTTCCGCAATTGTTGCAGCACACGCTCCGAATCTATCTGTTCAGATCGGGCAAAAAAGATATTCCCCAAATTACAGAAAAAGACCTGTTGGTTAGTTTCGCCGCCTTCCTAAAGGATCTGACGGAAAAAGAAGCGCTGGCTTTTATTGAACTGCTTTTTAAGATCAGGGTACGCTTTGATAAGCATGTGATCAAATGGGTAACCACATCGCCGAATACGGAAACACACCTGATCAAACCCTTGCAAAAGCAAAGAAAAAAGGCCTATAGCCAAACCTTTTACTTTCGCAGGGAGAAACCCTCAGGCAGTGATGCGTTTACCTTGCTGCAAAGTATGCTTTATCATTCGCAGCAAAAAACAACATTGCACTGGCTGACCCCATTTCTTTATAAAATGCTATCCACAGAAAACAGGGACGAACTCCTGATCTACCTGCAAAAGCTGGATAATGCGATGTTTTGTACCAAAGACCCTGACGAATTAATGAAAAGGAGCTGGAAATACCTCGGCAAAGAAGTCAAGGTCGCCCCGGAGGCTATTAATCTGGAAGCTCTCAAAAAGTCTGACGGTACGGGTTTTTGGCATTATTGGTTCTATAAGTTGGAATACGTGTTATGGTTTATGGAGCGACAACTTCATCCCGACTGGCGAAATTTCAAAATGATCTCGAAAAATTCAATTGAGCATGTTTCACCGCAAAGCCAAAAACGCCAGGATTTCAATACCGTAAGCAAGGCCTGTCTTAACACTTTCGGGAATTTAGCCTTAGTTACCCGGAATATCAACTCGGAATACGGTCATAACGAGTATAATGTCAAACAGCGCAAGTTCTTAAATAACAAGAAGGATAACCGCCTGGACTCGCTAAAACTTGACCTTATCTATGCCAGCGATGAATGGTCCGATGATCTTTGCAACGCACACAATTTAAAGATGCAGCAGGTGATGAAAGATTATGTCGAAAAATATACCTGA
- a CDS encoding DUF262 domain-containing protein, which yields MPVNAPEIKVDVVSFNQLFKGKKSVIIPEYQRPYEWGKSKTAELLNDLKEYFLDTEPQSPYYMGTVLFYYDQKNKNFEIIDGQQRITTLLILKNIIHKSVAENENIVYNSHMSFAAIRETTEYAKSEEPLLKRLAEKNFLNQLEFTEVITYSQDDSFAFFDTQNNRGVSLGATDFLKAYHLREITSTKLQEANAVKWESAAVKWEDGDFLNFLFNKILFRARAWKSKNTPFENKDAVLDAFQKNTIKPDQDTTYPLFSNNQNRQATYRTYNEDGQFTTALNGEKKTEPAQFPFNLRQPVYKGLNFFHYTEKYVAIHERIFGNKELKSGELAEVLHFYNEVYSDDMSVYLRHLFKLAIIMYYDVFEENQLLKFAYHLDYLLGSIRIGKSLVKKESAQKCFTEPDYNLLDIIAYAYAPEEVTRFLKELPKLEDIYQRIYKKEQELPKEGVQTRYRGRVVNYFEKTKKDFKYRKQWLDE from the coding sequence ATGCCTGTTAACGCCCCAGAAATAAAAGTTGATGTTGTTTCTTTTAATCAGCTGTTCAAAGGCAAAAAGTCGGTCATCATCCCGGAATACCAGCGGCCATACGAGTGGGGTAAATCAAAAACTGCCGAATTATTAAACGACCTTAAAGAGTATTTTCTCGATACCGAACCGCAATCACCCTATTATATGGGTACTGTGCTTTTTTATTACGACCAAAAAAATAAAAATTTCGAAATCATCGACGGACAGCAACGCATTACCACGCTGCTGATCTTAAAAAACATTATTCATAAATCAGTTGCAGAAAACGAGAACATCGTATATAATTCGCATATGTCATTTGCAGCGATCCGGGAAACTACGGAGTACGCGAAAAGCGAAGAACCTCTGCTGAAGCGCCTGGCTGAAAAAAACTTTTTAAACCAGCTTGAATTTACGGAGGTGATCACTTATTCACAGGATGATTCATTCGCCTTTTTTGATACCCAAAACAACCGTGGGGTTTCATTAGGCGCAACTGATTTTTTAAAGGCTTATCATTTAAGGGAGATCACTTCGACCAAATTGCAGGAGGCCAATGCTGTTAAATGGGAAAGCGCGGCGGTAAAGTGGGAAGATGGCGATTTCCTGAATTTTCTGTTTAATAAAATACTTTTCAGGGCCAGGGCATGGAAAAGTAAGAATACACCTTTTGAAAATAAGGATGCCGTATTGGATGCGTTTCAAAAGAATACCATCAAGCCGGATCAGGACACGACCTACCCGCTCTTTTCAAACAACCAGAACAGGCAGGCAACCTACCGGACCTATAATGAAGATGGTCAATTTACTACCGCCTTAAACGGGGAAAAGAAAACGGAACCAGCGCAATTCCCATTCAATCTCAGGCAGCCGGTTTACAAAGGCCTCAACTTCTTTCATTACACTGAAAAATATGTGGCCATCCACGAGCGCATTTTTGGAAACAAGGAATTAAAATCAGGGGAACTCGCAGAAGTCCTTCATTTTTACAATGAAGTTTATAGCGATGACATGTCCGTTTATTTGAGGCATCTTTTCAAGCTGGCTATCATCATGTATTATGACGTATTCGAGGAAAATCAGCTATTGAAATTCGCCTACCATCTAGATTATTTATTGGGAAGCATCAGGATCGGCAAATCCCTGGTCAAAAAGGAATCCGCGCAAAAATGCTTTACAGAACCTGATTACAATTTGCTGGATATCATAGCCTATGCGTATGCTCCGGAAGAAGTCACCCGGTTTTTAAAGGAATTACCAAAGCTTGAAGATATTTACCAGCGCATTTATAAAAAGGAACAGGAATTGCCAAAGGAGGGCGTACAAACCAGGTACAGGGGACGGGTTGTCAATTATTTTGAAAAAACAAAAAAGGATTTTAAATACCGTAAACAATGGTTAGATGAGTAA
- a CDS encoding PRTRC system protein E: MTTNFFQNIIALNIPGHWNLSITTDEQGKVKIIGMYNIPKNGTQASKVVPPFVMGGTAEEIDNQFFETIEKPVQETAGFFNNMEDYRKGLEKAKAVASAKTATTTAKPTTATVTKTPDQEMPDPKAEKKKAYDTALKTINYLQADCKYEEAIALIPAIEEYPDKEKELKNLRGDLNRKKEQMAQFRLL; encoded by the coding sequence ATGACCACAAACTTTTTTCAAAATATCATCGCCTTAAATATTCCCGGCCATTGGAATCTCAGTATTACCACCGATGAACAAGGCAAGGTTAAAATCATCGGCATGTATAACATTCCTAAGAACGGAACACAGGCATCCAAAGTTGTACCGCCCTTTGTGATGGGTGGTACTGCCGAAGAAATAGACAACCAATTTTTTGAAACCATCGAAAAGCCTGTACAGGAAACGGCAGGGTTTTTCAATAACATGGAAGATTACCGCAAGGGCTTGGAAAAAGCAAAGGCCGTTGCCAGTGCAAAAACAGCTACTACCACAGCTAAACCCACAACGGCGACCGTTACCAAAACCCCCGACCAAGAAATGCCCGACCCAAAAGCCGAGAAGAAAAAGGCCTATGATACCGCCCTCAAAACCATCAATTATTTGCAAGCAGATTGCAAATACGAGGAAGCCATAGCCCTGATACCTGCAATAGAGGAATACCCCGACAAGGAAAAGGAATTGAAAAACCTGCGGGGCGACCTCAACCGCAAAAAAGAACAAATGGCACAATTCAGATTATTATAA
- a CDS encoding PRTRC system ThiF family protein, with amino-acid sequence MKNLPAIHFTANCLIDPTNPVTVNLIGAGGTGHRILTELVRIHISLQAFGRPGLQVNVFDDDIITEANRGRQMFAPSEIGHFKSVILINRINLSSGTNWKAIPERFGTKTLHLLPSLGKANIYITCVDTVSARFDIANALRKVGNQSRNDRAQPFYWMDLGNSRYTGQLLLATLTEIKQPDSERFRTVANLPKITDEFKQLLEEVDDHDEPSCSQAEALKKQDLFVNTALAVNGGELLWQLLSDGMIEYRGVFLNIKKFKTTPLKVA; translated from the coding sequence ATGAAAAATTTACCCGCCATACATTTTACCGCTAATTGCCTGATTGACCCGACCAACCCCGTAACCGTTAACCTGATCGGTGCAGGAGGTACAGGCCACAGGATATTGACTGAACTCGTCAGGATACACATTTCTTTACAGGCGTTCGGTCGCCCCGGTCTGCAGGTGAACGTATTTGACGATGATATTATCACGGAAGCCAACAGGGGACGGCAAATGTTCGCCCCCTCGGAAATCGGGCATTTCAAATCCGTTATTCTGATAAACCGTATCAACCTGTCCAGTGGCACGAACTGGAAAGCAATACCCGAACGGTTCGGCACAAAAACATTACACTTGTTACCCTCATTAGGAAAGGCTAATATTTACATTACCTGTGTAGATACGGTGAGCGCACGTTTTGACATTGCCAACGCTTTACGGAAAGTAGGCAATCAAAGCCGTAACGACCGTGCGCAACCATTTTACTGGATGGATTTAGGCAACAGCCGTTATACAGGGCAATTACTGTTAGCCACGCTGACCGAAATTAAACAGCCCGACTCGGAACGTTTCCGCACCGTTGCCAACCTGCCTAAAATCACCGATGAATTTAAACAGCTTTTGGAAGAAGTGGACGACCACGATGAGCCAAGCTGTTCACAGGCCGAAGCCTTAAAGAAACAGGATTTGTTTGTCAACACTGCTTTGGCCGTCAACGGCGGGGAGTTACTGTGGCAGTTGCTATCCGATGGCATGATCGAATACCGTGGCGTATTCCTGAACATCAAGAAATTCAAGACCACACCATTAAAAGTTGCCTAA
- a CDS encoding penicillin-binding protein, which produces MTRSNLYITLTNGEAIICVADSSSAPEQGYIVESLLLPLLSLSNTEAELALLGEHCAMNELRTNATYRYEINLQTKGVAFFEERYFYKTDIFRKGENLTQRYTDYLLTIENKPL; this is translated from the coding sequence ATGACACGCTCAAATCTTTATATCACCCTTACCAATGGCGAAGCCATTATTTGTGTTGCCGACAGCAGTAGCGCACCTGAACAGGGCTACATCGTAGAATCTCTATTGCTTCCGCTTTTATCTCTTAGCAATACAGAAGCTGAACTGGCTTTGTTAGGTGAGCATTGCGCTATGAATGAACTGCGGACAAACGCCACCTATCGTTATGAGATTAACCTCCAAACGAAAGGCGTAGCCTTTTTTGAAGAGCGGTATTTCTATAAAACCGACATCTTCCGTAAGGGTGAAAACCTTACCCAAAGGTACACCGACTATCTTTTAACCATCGAAAACAAACCGCTTTGA
- a CDS encoding PRTRC system protein B, producing the protein MRTNITQQFGHLYEPVKALLIYSNNEKKNIYLEAYDMDRNGKPINAHPLTVQESISLAKALDTSEDLQTGFLDPVGLMPQNILYINRGRNAYAVWHTPAKKVRLLFKEGLDIPNGEGYIPPMIWKATRNTLAVYALNTDEAVDLATPLCKAPYFNIYPDGKVCLGTVTIQIPKDCGLEEFMRQWEIYFFNSFFSHTLGGESPVKGNIVQLWKKLVNTDAPFPTDKLTPIKLTLKNLIK; encoded by the coding sequence ATGAGAACGAACATCACCCAACAATTCGGGCATCTATACGAGCCTGTAAAAGCCCTGCTGATTTACAGCAATAACGAAAAGAAAAACATCTACCTGGAAGCCTATGATATGGACAGGAACGGCAAGCCCATTAATGCGCATCCCTTAACCGTTCAGGAAAGCATATCCTTAGCTAAAGCACTTGACACCTCGGAAGATTTACAGACAGGGTTTTTAGACCCCGTTGGTCTGATGCCACAAAATATATTGTACATCAACAGGGGGCGAAACGCCTATGCTGTTTGGCACACCCCCGCCAAAAAAGTACGGTTGCTGTTTAAAGAGGGCTTGGACATACCCAACGGGGAGGGCTATATACCGCCTATGATTTGGAAAGCGACCCGAAACACGCTTGCGGTTTATGCGCTGAACACGGATGAGGCTGTAGACTTAGCCACCCCGCTTTGCAAAGCCCCTTACTTTAATATTTATCCCGATGGCAAGGTCTGCCTCGGCACGGTAACCATACAAATCCCTAAAGATTGCGGACTGGAAGAATTTATGCGCCAGTGGGAAATCTATTTTTTTAACAGCTTTTTCAGCCACACGCTCGGAGGTGAAAGCCCCGTGAAAGGCAACATCGTTCAGCTTTGGAAAAAGTTGGTGAACACCGATGCGCCGTTTCCGACCGACAAATTAACACCCATCAAATTAACCCTTAAAAATCTCATCAAATGA
- a CDS encoding GNAT family protein — MTDKTIQVIINHFNRKTPQTFIAAHSIGENVEYGVVWEDIDFNKLGDVSPYRFYFIKNGKGKCIGAVLDMNRDLHWYIDPIARKKGFLTNALTQVILPHLARIRKEQHITINMDDIGEENFEASLKTANKAGFTLVGEMASKIECSQKLFKYRKVLLKESHPGISYEKMVKQREKMNVVIGNLWQIKSEVEMKLGESKLTREMDRYIEKLQLYRSLKLDDAVYDFEQQMKRKKPK, encoded by the coding sequence ATGACAGACAAAACAATACAGGTGATCATTAATCACTTTAATCGGAAAACCCCCCAAACGTTTATAGCAGCACATTCCATCGGGGAAAATGTCGAATATGGCGTAGTGTGGGAAGATATAGACTTCAATAAACTTGGCGATGTATCGCCCTACAGGTTCTATTTTATTAAGAACGGAAAAGGAAAATGTATTGGAGCAGTGCTCGATATGAATAGGGACCTCCATTGGTATATTGATCCAATTGCGCGAAAAAAGGGTTTTTTAACCAATGCGTTAACACAGGTAATTTTGCCTCACCTGGCCAGGATCAGGAAAGAGCAGCATATAACAATTAACATGGATGATATTGGTGAAGAGAATTTTGAAGCGTCATTAAAAACGGCGAACAAGGCCGGTTTTACGCTGGTGGGAGAAATGGCATCGAAAATTGAATGCAGCCAAAAACTATTCAAGTACAGGAAAGTACTGCTTAAAGAAAGCCATCCGGGTATTAGTTATGAAAAGATGGTAAAGCAAAGGGAGAAAATGAATGTCGTGATAGGCAATCTCTGGCAGATCAAATCTGAAGTAGAAATGAAACTGGGTGAATCTAAGCTAACCCGTGAAATGGATCGCTATATAGAAAAATTACAGTTGTACCGAAGCTTAAAGCTGGATGATGCCGTTTACGATTTTGAGCAACAAATGAAACGCAAAAAACCAAAATAA
- a CDS encoding single-stranded DNA-binding protein, which produces MLFTGRLTANAEVKAVKGDKQVINFTVAINQKWKNKAGEKKEKTTFVDCAYWRNSGIAEYLTKGAVVEISGWMEAQGYQSKKDGIRARLICTCDTIKLFSLVAKATDPTDSAEKRAVTAGAGAKDEDDLPF; this is translated from the coding sequence ATGCTATTCACAGGAAGATTAACCGCAAACGCAGAAGTTAAAGCGGTAAAAGGGGACAAACAGGTAATCAATTTTACCGTAGCCATTAACCAAAAATGGAAAAACAAAGCGGGCGAAAAAAAGGAAAAAACCACATTCGTTGACTGCGCTTACTGGCGCAACTCCGGCATTGCGGAATACCTCACCAAAGGGGCAGTTGTTGAAATTTCGGGATGGATGGAAGCACAGGGCTACCAAAGCAAAAAGGACGGCATACGTGCAAGGCTGATTTGCACTTGCGACACCATCAAACTTTTTTCATTGGTCGCAAAAGCAACCGACCCTACCGACAGCGCAGAGAAAAGAGCCGTAACCGCAGGAGCAGGCGCAAAGGACGAAGACGACCTGCCATTCTAA
- a CDS encoding DUF932 domain-containing protein yields the protein MAHNINFNEQTGQHSFFSVKQKAWHGLGQIVEDYPTSKEALAFAGLDFNVVKMPNIHRLQDGTETISKSSFFTYRTDNGAILGDKVGTDYNIVQNADAFGFFDAIVGGDGMQYETAGALGNGEKIFITAKLPGYIKVGHDDYIEKYLFLTTSHDGSGSITAAFTPIRIVCQNTLSAALRNSSNTIKIRHTANAEDRLKEAHKVMGISDKMADELDGIFNQWTKVRITDKDVMKLIQQAMAPSREVLKSLKTGEELSTVFKNICDNAFMYAMASPTQQTETTKGTLFGAFNAITGYFQNVKEYKDDEAKVKSIIGGTGQLRTQAAFDLCLGYAKNGEEALTLN from the coding sequence ATGGCACATAATATCAATTTCAACGAACAAACAGGACAGCATAGTTTTTTCAGCGTAAAGCAAAAAGCATGGCACGGATTAGGGCAAATTGTAGAAGATTACCCCACCAGTAAGGAAGCATTAGCTTTTGCAGGGCTTGATTTTAACGTAGTAAAAATGCCGAATATCCACCGCTTGCAGGACGGCACAGAAACCATTTCAAAAAGTTCATTTTTCACCTATCGTACAGATAATGGCGCAATATTAGGTGATAAAGTAGGCACCGATTATAACATTGTTCAGAATGCAGATGCATTCGGTTTTTTTGATGCCATCGTAGGCGGGGACGGGATGCAGTACGAAACCGCAGGTGCTTTAGGTAACGGTGAAAAGATTTTTATCACCGCAAAACTGCCCGGCTATATTAAAGTAGGTCACGATGATTATATCGAAAAATACCTTTTCCTGACCACTTCACACGATGGTTCGGGCAGTATCACCGCAGCATTTACCCCTATTAGAATTGTCTGCCAAAATACACTAAGCGCTGCACTCCGTAACAGCTCCAATACAATTAAAATACGACATACCGCCAACGCAGAGGACAGGCTGAAAGAAGCCCACAAGGTTATGGGCATATCCGACAAAATGGCCGATGAACTGGACGGCATATTTAACCAGTGGACAAAGGTGCGCATTACGGATAAGGACGTAATGAAACTCATCCAACAGGCAATGGCACCAAGCAGGGAAGTATTAAAGAGCCTGAAAACTGGCGAGGAACTTTCAACCGTGTTTAAGAACATCTGCGACAATGCTTTTATGTACGCAATGGCGAGCCCGACCCAACAAACCGAAACCACCAAAGGCACTTTGTTCGGAGCGTTCAATGCTATTACCGGCTACTTCCAAAATGTAAAGGAATACAAGGACGATGAAGCTAAAGTAAAATCCATAATAGGCGGTACTGGACAACTGCGCACACAGGCTGCATTTGATTTATGCCTCGGCTATGCCAAGAACGGAGAAGAAGCTTTAACCCTCAATTAA
- a CDS encoding PRTRC system protein C, translated as MYSELLPRVFIHKENGQEIRLTDPDSNLSPEEVCDSYSALYAILATAKIVGPEFKNDTAEYQFVTTLGTKG; from the coding sequence ATGTACAGCGAATTATTACCGAGGGTATTTATCCACAAGGAAAACGGACAGGAAATCAGGCTGACCGACCCCGACAGCAACCTCAGCCCCGAAGAAGTATGCGACAGCTATTCTGCGCTTTACGCCATACTGGCTACTGCCAAAATCGTCGGGCCGGAATTTAAGAACGACACCGCAGAATACCAGTTTGTAACCACATTAGGCACAAAAGGATAG
- a CDS encoding DGQHR domain-containing protein — protein MITIKCQKVSQTGFEFLVGTIKAQHLIPLSTVTHRAIIGFDEEGMPLYNKQIQRKPSSARVKSIRDYLINDKFATFPNNILISVPSILLGNEITENGNCGNYDLVIDESKIDISDKDKPLYLQIFDGQHRFAGIMEAISECKATGDLDKLEQLENFEFIVSFFIDAEIDLQAMLFSIINRTPVKVTQDLVFDLFGLSDSDSPQKTALAISLELNGSNNSPFYKRIRLIAKREKGIKSPLSQGMFVKTITTLISPTINDAEVERFKSRDKFKERDYDATIFRSAYANGKDYIIYKTIENFFNAVRDVFVDVNGNSYWDLDTTPDNAFHRTIGFLALIKTLVPIYKEGMKRKDLSREFFRQYLSNAAGIKLLNENGESNYEYSSVGVNKLKDDILNLI, from the coding sequence ATGATAACAATTAAATGTCAAAAAGTTAGTCAAACAGGATTTGAATTTCTGGTTGGTACTATTAAAGCTCAACATCTTATACCCTTATCGACTGTGACTCATCGCGCCATCATTGGTTTTGATGAAGAGGGAATGCCATTGTACAACAAACAAATTCAGCGGAAACCATCTTCGGCCAGAGTCAAAAGTATCAGGGACTATTTGATCAACGATAAATTTGCGACTTTCCCGAATAATATACTGATCTCGGTACCATCTATTTTGTTAGGGAACGAAATCACAGAAAATGGTAACTGCGGGAATTATGACCTGGTAATTGATGAGTCAAAAATTGATATTTCCGATAAAGATAAACCGCTTTATCTACAGATTTTTGATGGACAGCACAGATTTGCAGGCATTATGGAAGCTATCAGCGAATGCAAGGCGACCGGAGATTTGGATAAGCTGGAACAATTAGAGAATTTTGAATTTATCGTGTCGTTTTTTATTGATGCGGAAATCGACCTGCAAGCCATGTTATTTTCCATTATTAACAGAACCCCGGTAAAAGTTACCCAGGATTTGGTGTTCGATCTATTTGGCTTAAGCGATTCTGACTCACCACAGAAAACGGCACTGGCAATTTCACTAGAATTAAATGGAAGCAATAACAGCCCGTTTTACAAAAGAATTCGGTTAATAGCCAAACGGGAAAAAGGTATAAAAAGCCCACTTTCCCAAGGCATGTTTGTCAAAACAATTACTACATTGATATCGCCAACAATAAATGATGCCGAAGTGGAGCGATTTAAGTCGAGAGATAAATTTAAAGAAAGGGATTATGATGCGACCATTTTTAGATCAGCTTATGCAAACGGAAAGGATTATATTATTTATAAAACAATAGAGAACTTTTTCAATGCAGTGAGAGATGTATTCGTCGATGTTAATGGAAATAGCTATTGGGATTTAGATACCACTCCGGACAATGCTTTTCATCGCACAATAGGCTTTCTTGCGTTGATAAAGACCTTGGTACCGATTTATAAAGAAGGAATGAAAAGGAAAGATTTATCCAGAGAATTTTTTCGACAATACCTGTCAAACGCTGCTGGCATTAAACTTTTAAATGAAAACGGCGAATCAAATTATGAATACAGCAGCGTTGGCGTAAATAAACTTAAAGATGATATTTTGAACCTTATTTAA